A window from Calditerrivibrio sp. encodes these proteins:
- a CDS encoding OmpP1/FadL family transporter: protein MKKILVALSFIAISANLAHSNGFQINEQGAKALGMGGAFVAQADDPSAVYFNPAGITQLEKFQFSAGLSPISPVATFKSDQTGKETDAKKETFYIPNMYATLKITDSLSFGLGIFANFGLATEWPDNWEGRYITGGTKAQVVSLTINPNIAYKLNKNLSVAAGINIQRMDITLENKVKIVPYGNNYLVLSSDGHSALEGKDDWGVGWNVALHYKITDNWNFGASYRSKIKHEFKEGTLNMTLPPAAVYTNTFTNTGLTTPAMNIQKTGSATLELPDIFYIGTSYKIGSFTFEIDGQWTGWSSYDKLRVDFEDGSYQEKPKNWNDSWAYRFGIQYKVNEILSLRAGIIRDETPIPDDTVDPLVPSGNRWLYALGFGLNFTNWTFDFAYNYLDDEGRRFNNPVGKSAPYLTPVVPKPVTGEFKDVKAHIFGINIGYKF, encoded by the coding sequence ATGAAAAAGATCTTAGTAGCATTGAGCTTCATTGCTATCTCAGCAAACCTTGCCCATTCAAACGGCTTTCAGATAAATGAGCAAGGAGCAAAAGCCTTAGGAATGGGAGGGGCATTTGTAGCCCAAGCAGATGACCCTTCGGCAGTATATTTTAATCCAGCTGGGATAACACAATTGGAAAAGTTTCAGTTTTCTGCTGGTTTATCACCTATTTCACCTGTAGCCACATTTAAAAGCGACCAAACTGGAAAAGAAACAGATGCAAAAAAAGAAACATTTTATATTCCAAACATGTATGCAACTCTAAAGATAACAGATTCTTTGAGTTTTGGCTTAGGTATCTTTGCAAATTTTGGACTTGCCACAGAGTGGCCAGATAACTGGGAAGGAAGATATATCACTGGAGGCACAAAAGCACAAGTAGTCTCCCTCACTATAAACCCAAACATAGCCTACAAGTTAAACAAAAACTTAAGCGTAGCCGCAGGCATAAATATTCAAAGGATGGATATAACATTAGAAAACAAAGTTAAAATAGTCCCTTACGGAAACAATTATTTGGTTCTATCTTCAGATGGTCACTCTGCTCTTGAAGGCAAAGATGACTGGGGTGTTGGCTGGAATGTAGCTTTGCACTACAAGATTACTGACAATTGGAATTTTGGAGCCTCATATAGAAGTAAAATAAAACATGAATTTAAAGAAGGTACACTAAATATGACTCTTCCCCCAGCAGCTGTATACACAAACACATTTACTAATACAGGTCTAACGACACCAGCCATGAATATTCAAAAAACTGGATCAGCTACTTTGGAATTACCTGATATATTCTACATCGGTACATCATATAAAATAGGTAGCTTTACTTTTGAAATAGATGGACAGTGGACAGGGTGGTCTTCTTACGATAAATTGAGAGTTGACTTTGAAGATGGTAGTTATCAAGAAAAACCGAAAAATTGGAACGATTCTTGGGCCTACAGATTTGGTATTCAGTATAAAGTTAATGAAATCCTTTCTTTAAGGGCTGGTATCATTAGGGATGAAACTCCTATTCCTGACGACACAGTTGATCCACTTGTTCCTTCAGGTAACAGATGGTTATATGCTTTGGGTTTTGGTCTGAATTTTACAAACTGGACATTCGATTTCGCATACAACTATCTTGATGATGAAGGTCGAAGATTTAATAACCCTGTGGGTAAGTCAGCTCCTTACCTAACGCCGGTTGTCCCAAAACCAGTAACAGGTGAATTCAAAGATGTAAAAGCCCACATTTTTGGCATCAATATAGGTTACAAATTTTAA
- a CDS encoding hydrolase, with product MKVYLSQIKPNLGDINKNLDIHKNEIHNAVEKGMDLIVFPELSLSGYYLRDLVFDVSIRLNSPVIKLFEQLSEKIAIIVGFPFEDENHQFFNAAGYFENGRLKYLHKKVYLPNYTMFEESRYFAAGNEFIAFDMLGSKTGLLICEDALHLSALYLYSIQNVKNIIIISNSPARGFFQEKFYSKELWHNTIKFISNNLTVNTLFVNRVGVEDGVTFWGGSVCVDALGNESGACALFYEDRSVVDIDDTTVRRSRITSPFYRDEDLTILKEFIKKME from the coding sequence GTGAAAGTTTATCTCTCACAGATTAAACCAAACTTAGGTGATATCAACAAAAACTTAGATATTCATAAAAATGAAATTCATAATGCTGTGGAAAAGGGTATGGATCTTATTGTATTTCCAGAACTTTCCCTTTCTGGATATTATCTTAGAGATCTTGTTTTTGATGTTTCCATTAGGCTTAATTCACCTGTTATAAAGCTTTTTGAACAACTATCAGAAAAGATAGCTATCATAGTGGGTTTCCCTTTTGAAGATGAAAACCACCAGTTTTTTAATGCTGCAGGATATTTTGAAAATGGCAGATTAAAGTATCTACATAAAAAGGTGTACTTGCCAAACTATACTATGTTTGAGGAATCGAGATACTTTGCTGCTGGTAATGAGTTTATAGCTTTCGATATGCTCGGTAGTAAAACAGGTCTGTTGATATGTGAGGATGCTTTGCATCTGAGTGCTCTTTATCTCTATTCGATCCAAAATGTAAAAAATATAATCATCATATCAAATTCCCCTGCGAGAGGGTTTTTCCAAGAGAAATTTTACTCAAAAGAGCTATGGCATAACACTATAAAATTTATTTCTAATAATCTTACTGTAAATACATTATTTGTTAATAGGGTAGGTGTAGAGGATGGTGTGACTTTTTGGGGTGGATCTGTTTGTGTTGATGCACTTGGGAATGAATCAGGAGCTTGTGCTCTTTTCTATGAGGATAGATCTGTTGTGGATATCGATGATACTACTGTTAGAAGGAGCAGAATAACAAGCCCTTTTTATAGAGACGAGGATTTGACTATATTAAAAGAGTTTATAAAGAAGATGGAGTAA
- a CDS encoding MTH1187 family thiamine-binding protein gives MSAMCIFSVTPLGKEESVSKYVAKVVKVVKDSGLKWQLTPMGTIIEGEDLQVVFKVIDEGVRQLEECNRISITIKIDYKKDRKSGMQEKVESVMEKLNN, from the coding sequence ATGAGTGCAATGTGCATTTTTAGTGTGACGCCATTGGGTAAAGAGGAGTCTGTTTCAAAATATGTTGCTAAGGTAGTAAAGGTTGTTAAAGATTCAGGATTAAAATGGCAATTAACCCCAATGGGGACTATTATTGAAGGTGAGGACCTACAAGTTGTTTTTAAAGTGATAGATGAAGGGGTTAGGCAGTTGGAAGAGTGTAACAGAATATCCATTACTATAAAGATAGATTACAAAAAGGATCGTAAAAGTGGTATGCAAGAAAAAGTTGAGTCTGTGATGGAAAAACTCAATAATTGA
- a CDS encoding NAD+ synthase — translation MQLNYSVVTEVLTNFIKEETEKTGFNNLVVGLSGGIDSALSAVLAVRALGRDRVFAFYLPYKTSSKESFDDATILAEKFGLNMDVVEITPFVDAFFEKLRPDDKIRMGNVMARMRMVTLFDMSSKYRALVLGTSNKTELLLGYGTWYGDLASAINPIGDLYKTQVWELADFLGIPERLIKKKPTADLWIGQTDEDELGFTYKEVDRLLYHMIDERMSKEELIRLGFNEDFIDNVSERIRKNQFKRQLPIIAKISHRTIDRDFRYSRDWGY, via the coding sequence ATGCAGCTTAACTATTCTGTAGTAACTGAAGTCTTGACAAATTTTATCAAAGAGGAAACCGAGAAAACAGGTTTTAACAATCTTGTGGTTGGTCTTAGTGGGGGTATAGACTCTGCTTTGTCTGCTGTACTTGCCGTTCGGGCCTTGGGTAGGGATAGAGTCTTTGCCTTTTATCTTCCATACAAAACAAGTAGTAAAGAAAGCTTTGATGATGCTACGATATTAGCAGAAAAATTTGGATTAAACATGGATGTTGTTGAGATAACACCTTTTGTAGATGCTTTTTTTGAAAAACTCAGACCCGATGATAAGATTAGGATGGGTAATGTTATGGCAAGAATGAGAATGGTTACCCTTTTTGACATGTCTTCAAAATATAGAGCACTTGTTTTGGGTACAAGTAATAAAACAGAGCTTCTTTTGGGGTATGGTACCTGGTATGGGGATCTGGCTTCTGCCATCAATCCAATAGGTGATTTGTACAAAACTCAGGTGTGGGAGTTGGCTGATTTTTTGGGTATTCCGGAGCGTTTGATTAAGAAAAAGCCCACTGCTGATCTTTGGATTGGTCAAACAGATGAGGATGAACTTGGGTTCACCTATAAAGAGGTGGATCGTTTGTTATATCATATGATAGATGAGCGTATGTCTAAGGAGGAGTTGATCCGACTCGGTTTTAATGAAGATTTTATAGACAATGTTTCTGAGAGGATTAGGAAGAATCAATTTAAAAGACAGTTACCGATCATAGCAAAGATCAGCCATAGAACAATAGACAGAGATTTTAGATACAGCAGGGATTGGGGGTATTAA
- the ychF gene encoding redox-regulated ATPase YchF, which produces MGFNCGIVGLPNVGKSTLFNALTKAHVESANYPFCTIDPNIGIVNVPDERLDFISSVINPKKTTPTTIEFVDIAGLVKGASKGEGLGNQFLTHIRQVDAVAHIVRCFENDDVTHVEGAIDPIRDIEIINSELLLSDLEILEKALNKYSKAAKSGDKAIKEKVDILQKLFDKGSDGVMLRNIMSKEEKELLKEYSFITAKPVMYVMNVDEEGLGTDNDFVKRVREYAEKEGAVSIKISAKIEAEIAELEKEEAREFLEALGLKKSGLEMMIQEGYKLLNLITYFTAGEKEVRAWTIENGTNAQKAAGKIHSDIERGFIRAEVTDYETFVELRSLQKAKELGRTRLEGKDYIVRDGDIIYFRFNV; this is translated from the coding sequence ATGGGATTTAACTGTGGTATTGTGGGTTTGCCGAATGTAGGTAAGTCTACACTTTTTAATGCTTTAACAAAGGCACATGTGGAAAGTGCTAATTACCCTTTTTGTACGATAGATCCAAATATAGGAATTGTAAATGTTCCCGACGAAAGACTGGATTTTATATCCTCTGTAATAAATCCTAAGAAGACTACCCCTACGACTATAGAATTTGTCGATATTGCAGGTCTTGTGAAAGGTGCCAGTAAAGGTGAAGGGCTGGGGAATCAGTTTTTGACTCACATTAGGCAGGTGGATGCAGTAGCACATATTGTTAGATGCTTTGAGAATGATGACGTAACCCATGTGGAGGGTGCTATAGATCCCATAAGGGATATTGAGATTATAAACAGTGAGTTGCTCTTGTCTGATCTGGAGATTTTGGAAAAAGCTCTAAATAAATATAGTAAAGCTGCAAAAAGTGGAGATAAGGCTATAAAGGAGAAAGTGGATATATTACAAAAACTTTTTGATAAAGGTTCTGATGGAGTAATGCTGAGGAATATAATGAGCAAAGAGGAAAAAGAGTTGCTCAAGGAGTATAGCTTTATTACTGCAAAACCTGTCATGTATGTCATGAATGTAGATGAAGAGGGCTTGGGTACTGACAATGACTTTGTAAAAAGGGTAAGGGAGTATGCGGAAAAAGAGGGGGCAGTGTCCATTAAGATATCTGCAAAGATAGAAGCTGAAATTGCAGAACTGGAAAAGGAGGAGGCAAGAGAGTTTTTGGAGGCTTTGGGGCTTAAAAAATCTGGTCTTGAGATGATGATACAGGAGGGGTATAAGCTATTAAATCTGATTACATATTTTACTGCAGGAGAAAAAGAGGTCAGAGCATGGACTATTGAAAATGGGACCAATGCCCAGAAGGCTGCGGGTAAAATTCATTCCGACATTGAAAGGGGGTTTATAAGGGCTGAAGTAACAGATTACGAGACATTTGTTGAGCTTAGGTCTTTGCAAAAAGCTAAGGAGTTAGGTAGAACGCGATTAGAGGGTAAAGATTATATTGTAAGAGATGGTGATATAATATATTTTAGATTTAATGTCTAA
- a CDS encoding MFS transporter gives MKIKDIFFIVYTAVLTFSVLYSPQPLLPILMKEFGVDKSSAALVTTVTMLPLSLSPIIYGFVLEKFSAKKILAFAISLLALLELIIFFVYNFYLLILIRLIQGFLIPGVLTSLMTYISVSSEKSVLQRIMSFYIAATILGGFLGRFMSGLISKFFGWRYGFLILGVSLIISIIALYYISDYSIQAKDKITFKKAIDVLQNAIFSNTYILIFCTFFVFASMLNFIPFRLKEISEGVSEFVIGLSYSGYVMGIIVSLLSIRLIKWLKWESCVILVGLGVYLLSIPFFAIKDILWIFVAMFIFCTGMFTVHSIASGFLNRISGENKGIVNGLYVSFYYTGGVLGTFLPGYIYKYFGWVAFLLALSIIISIAILSAIRIKQHQF, from the coding sequence CTGAAGATAAAAGATATCTTTTTCATTGTTTATACCGCTGTTCTTACATTTTCAGTTCTTTATTCTCCACAGCCGTTATTGCCGATACTTATGAAGGAGTTTGGGGTGGATAAATCGAGTGCTGCCCTTGTGACTACTGTTACCATGTTACCCCTTAGTTTGTCACCTATCATTTATGGGTTTGTATTGGAAAAGTTTAGTGCCAAAAAAATACTTGCTTTTGCTATTTCATTGCTTGCTCTCTTGGAGCTTATAATATTTTTTGTTTATAATTTTTATTTGTTGATATTGATAAGGCTAATTCAAGGTTTTCTTATTCCAGGTGTTCTTACTTCTCTCATGACATATATATCGGTTTCTTCTGAAAAATCTGTTTTGCAGAGGATTATGTCGTTTTATATTGCAGCAACGATACTTGGTGGATTTTTAGGTAGGTTTATGTCAGGGCTCATATCAAAGTTTTTTGGCTGGAGATACGGTTTTCTTATTTTAGGTGTTAGCCTTATAATTAGCATAATTGCGCTTTATTATATATCAGACTATAGCATTCAGGCTAAAGATAAGATAACATTTAAAAAAGCTATTGATGTTCTGCAGAACGCTATATTTAGTAATACCTACATTCTAATATTTTGCACTTTTTTTGTTTTTGCATCGATGCTGAATTTTATCCCTTTTAGATTGAAAGAGATATCTGAAGGAGTGAGTGAGTTTGTCATCGGTCTTAGTTATTCTGGATATGTAATGGGGATTATTGTTTCTTTACTTTCGATTAGACTAATAAAGTGGTTAAAATGGGAGAGTTGTGTCATCTTGGTGGGGTTAGGGGTGTATCTTCTTAGCATACCTTTTTTTGCCATAAAAGATATTTTATGGATATTCGTAGCGATGTTTATTTTCTGTACTGGTATGTTTACTGTTCATTCGATAGCTTCTGGTTTTTTAAACAGGATTTCTGGTGAGAATAAAGGGATAGTAAATGGTCTTTATGTTTCTTTTTATTATACCGGTGGTGTTTTAGGGACATTCTTACCTGGGTATATTTATAAGTACTTTGGATGGGTGGCTTTTTTGTTGGCTCTTTCCATTATAATATCAATAGCAATCCTTTCAGCTATCAGGATTAAGCAGCACCAGTTTTAA
- the sucC gene encoding ADP-forming succinate--CoA ligase subunit beta: protein MNIHEHQAKDIFRKYGVPTPRGYVAFKAENAVKIAQQLGGEKELWVVKAQIHAGGRGKAGGVKIARSTEEVGLIAKSLLGKTLVTHQTGPEGKVVNRVYIEEGLDIEKEFYLSILLDRAKEMPVIIASSEGGMDIEEVAATSPEKIVKIHVDPLIGFQPFHARKLAFALGLPKEEVNRFINFIQALYKVYEDYDTELVEVNPLVRTTDKRFVALDAKVSFDNNALFRQPEAQAMRDLLEEEPTEIEASNYNLSYVKLDGNVGCMVNGAGLAMATMDIIKHEGGNPANFLDVGGGATAETVAKGFEIILRDKNVRSIFVNIFGGIVRCERVANGILEAAKATEVKVPVIVRLDGTNAEEAAEILNNCGIKNIISATDMRDGAIKAVKAAKGELI from the coding sequence ATGAATATTCATGAGCATCAGGCGAAAGATATTTTTCGAAAGTATGGTGTCCCTACACCAAGAGGATACGTAGCTTTTAAGGCTGAAAATGCAGTGAAAATTGCTCAGCAGTTGGGAGGTGAAAAAGAACTCTGGGTTGTAAAGGCCCAGATACATGCTGGTGGTAGAGGTAAAGCCGGTGGAGTTAAAATAGCAAGGTCTACCGAAGAAGTTGGGCTTATTGCAAAGTCTCTTTTAGGTAAAACTTTGGTTACACATCAAACAGGTCCTGAAGGTAAGGTTGTAAATCGTGTCTATATTGAAGAGGGGCTTGATATTGAAAAGGAGTTTTATTTAAGTATACTTTTAGATCGTGCAAAAGAGATGCCTGTTATAATAGCTTCTTCCGAAGGGGGAATGGATATAGAAGAGGTGGCTGCAACATCCCCCGAAAAGATTGTTAAAATACATGTAGACCCTCTGATAGGTTTTCAACCTTTTCATGCAAGGAAGCTGGCGTTTGCTTTGGGCTTACCTAAGGAAGAAGTTAATAGGTTTATAAACTTTATTCAGGCTCTTTATAAAGTATATGAAGACTATGATACAGAATTGGTGGAGGTAAACCCCCTCGTTAGAACTACGGATAAAAGATTCGTGGCACTGGATGCAAAAGTTTCGTTTGATAATAATGCATTGTTTAGACAGCCCGAGGCACAAGCTATGAGAGATCTTTTGGAGGAAGAGCCTACTGAAATAGAAGCGTCAAACTACAATTTAAGCTATGTTAAACTTGATGGAAATGTTGGATGTATGGTAAATGGTGCAGGTTTGGCTATGGCTACGATGGATATTATCAAACACGAAGGTGGTAATCCAGCAAACTTTTTAGATGTTGGTGGTGGTGCCACAGCAGAAACCGTGGCAAAAGGTTTTGAGATAATACTCAGGGATAAAAATGTCAGGTCTATTTTTGTTAATATTTTTGGTGGTATAGTCAGGTGTGAAAGGGTGGCCAACGGTATCCTTGAAGCTGCAAAGGCGACGGAAGTGAAAGTTCCTGTTATAGTAAGATTGGATGGTACAAATGCTGAAGAAGCTGCAGAGATATTGAATAATTGTGGTATTAAAAATATCATCTCAGCTACCGACATGAGAGATGGTGCTATCAAGGCAGTAAAAGCGGCAAAGGGGGAATTAATATGA
- the moaC gene encoding cyclic pyranopterin monophosphate synthase MoaC: MKFTHFDEEGRSRMVDVSEKQDTFRVATASGRVYMKPETLSRILNKDIEKGDVFEVARVAAIMGLKKTSDLIPMCHPLNVTGADIFFEPNINGSYVEIKAIVKLTGKTGVEMEALTGVSIAALTIYDMCKAVDKEMVISDIMLLSKSGGKSGDFKRGDR, translated from the coding sequence ATGAAGTTTACACACTTTGATGAAGAAGGTAGAAGTAGAATGGTGGATGTATCCGAAAAACAGGATACGTTTCGCGTTGCCACTGCATCTGGTAGAGTTTATATGAAGCCAGAGACCCTTTCAAGAATATTAAATAAAGATATCGAAAAAGGTGATGTTTTTGAAGTGGCCAGAGTTGCAGCCATTATGGGTCTAAAAAAAACATCTGATCTGATCCCCATGTGTCATCCATTAAATGTTACAGGTGCTGATATATTTTTTGAACCAAATATAAATGGATCCTACGTTGAGATAAAGGCTATAGTGAAGCTTACGGGTAAAACTGGGGTTGAGATGGAAGCTCTTACTGGTGTTTCTATTGCTGCCCTTACCATTTATGATATGTGTAAAGCTGTTGATAAGGAAATGGTGATATCAGATATCATGCTTCTTTCAAAAAGTGGTGGTAAGAGTGGGGACTTTAAAAGGGGTGATAGGTGA
- the sucD gene encoding succinate--CoA ligase subunit alpha has product MSILVNKNTKVIVQGFTGKEGSFHAQQCMEYGTNIVGGVTPGKGGTEHLGKPVFNTVEEAVKATGADVSIIFVPPAFLGDAIMEAADAGIKLAVAITEGAPVKDIMIAKAYANKVGMMMIGPNCPGIITAEECKIGIMPGFIFKRGSVGLISKSGTLTYEASNQIVKAGYGITTAVGIGGDPIIGLSYKELLPMFEADPETKAIVMIGEIGGTLEIEAAELIKEKIKKPVVAFIAGQTAPKGKRMGHAGAIIAGGKGTAKEKMDALSAAGAHVVVSPAEIGATVAKVLNG; this is encoded by the coding sequence ATGAGTATTTTAGTCAATAAAAATACAAAGGTCATTGTTCAAGGCTTTACTGGCAAAGAAGGTTCTTTTCATGCACAACAGTGTATGGAATATGGCACAAATATAGTTGGCGGAGTTACCCCAGGTAAAGGTGGTACTGAGCATCTTGGTAAACCTGTTTTTAATACTGTAGAAGAGGCTGTAAAAGCTACAGGAGCTGATGTTAGTATAATTTTTGTTCCACCTGCATTTTTAGGTGATGCTATTATGGAAGCGGCTGATGCAGGAATCAAGCTCGCAGTAGCGATCACTGAAGGTGCTCCTGTGAAGGATATAATGATTGCAAAAGCTTATGCTAATAAAGTGGGTATGATGATGATAGGTCCAAACTGCCCAGGTATTATTACTGCTGAGGAATGTAAGATCGGTATCATGCCGGGCTTTATTTTCAAAAGAGGGAGCGTGGGGTTGATATCCAAATCTGGAACACTGACCTATGAAGCTAGCAATCAAATTGTAAAGGCTGGTTATGGTATAACTACAGCAGTTGGTATTGGTGGTGATCCGATCATTGGGCTTAGTTATAAAGAGCTTTTACCTATGTTTGAAGCTGATCCAGAAACAAAAGCTATAGTTATGATCGGGGAGATAGGTGGTACTCTGGAGATAGAAGCTGCAGAGCTAATTAAAGAAAAGATTAAAAAACCTGTGGTCGCATTTATCGCAGGTCAAACGGCACCAAAAGGTAAGCGAATGGGGCATGCTGGAGCTATTATAGCAGGTGGTAAAGGTACTGCAAAGGAGAAGATGGATGCCCTTTCAGCAGCAGGTGCTCATGTGGTGGTGAGTCCAGCGGAAATTGGAGCTACGGTTGCTAAGGTTTTAAATGGATAG
- the typA gene encoding translational GTPase TypA, translating into MKKILRNDHIRNIAIIAHVDHGKTSLVDSLFKFSGFFREDQQVEERIMDSMDLEREKGITIAAKNCSLFYKGVKINIIDTPGHADFGGEVERALSMVDGAILLVDASEGPLPQTRFVLSKAFAAGLKIIVAINKIDRKDARPHEVLDEIYELFIDLDANDEQIEFPIIYTIGREGIAKKNLDDPDGDMSLLLDLVLEEFPGPSYHENEPFQMLVSDLGYSDYLGRLAIGKVFNGSVRQNDALVCINESGENIPLKVSKIQSYNGLVLKEAEVSEEGDIIVISGIDNVMIGDTICKRDYPKPLKRITVDEPTVSMKFLANTSPFAGREGKYVQSSKIKERLYKEAMKNVSIKVEDTEDADCLIVKGRGEFQLAILLETMRREGYELCVGRPQVIMKRKNDKVLEPIEHLYIDCDEIFLGVVTEKLSLRKGKMINLINKGSGRIRVEFTIPSRGLIGYRDEFLSDTKGTGLISSYLKGYEEYKGDFPTRYSGSIVSDRQGKAVAYALFHLEPRGRLFVVPGDEVYEGMIIGEYNKMGDLDVNPCKEKKLTNIRAAGKDENIILRPVTPLTLEQAINFIAEDELVEVTPKSIRLRKEILSAQDRHNLRSKKQNLH; encoded by the coding sequence ATGAAGAAGATATTAAGAAATGATCATATCAGGAATATTGCAATTATAGCCCATGTTGACCATGGGAAAACATCCCTTGTGGATAGTTTGTTTAAATTTAGTGGCTTTTTTAGAGAGGATCAACAGGTGGAAGAAAGAATCATGGATAGTATGGATTTGGAGCGGGAAAAGGGGATAACCATTGCGGCTAAAAATTGTTCACTTTTTTATAAAGGTGTAAAGATAAACATCATAGACACACCAGGACATGCGGATTTTGGTGGGGAAGTGGAAAGGGCATTATCAATGGTGGATGGGGCTATTCTGTTGGTGGATGCTTCTGAAGGGCCTTTACCCCAGACGAGGTTCGTCTTGAGTAAAGCTTTTGCTGCTGGACTTAAAATAATAGTGGCAATCAATAAGATAGATAGAAAAGATGCAAGACCCCATGAAGTATTGGATGAGATTTATGAGCTGTTTATAGATTTGGATGCCAATGATGAACAGATAGAATTCCCAATTATATATACAATAGGTAGGGAAGGGATTGCTAAGAAAAATTTGGATGACCCTGATGGGGATATGTCTTTATTGCTCGATTTGGTGTTGGAGGAGTTTCCTGGACCATCTTATCATGAAAATGAACCTTTTCAGATGCTTGTATCTGATTTGGGGTATTCAGATTATTTAGGTAGATTGGCTATTGGTAAAGTTTTTAATGGTTCTGTAAGGCAAAATGATGCCCTTGTGTGTATCAACGAATCAGGTGAAAATATTCCATTGAAGGTGTCAAAGATTCAATCTTATAACGGACTAGTCCTAAAGGAAGCTGAAGTGTCTGAGGAGGGGGACATTATCGTAATATCAGGTATAGATAATGTTATGATAGGTGATACAATCTGCAAGAGGGATTACCCCAAACCTTTAAAAAGGATAACTGTGGATGAACCAACGGTCTCTATGAAGTTTCTGGCAAATACTTCCCCTTTTGCAGGTAGGGAAGGTAAATATGTACAGTCTAGTAAGATAAAGGAAAGGTTATACAAAGAGGCAATGAAGAATGTTTCTATAAAGGTTGAAGATACTGAGGATGCGGATTGTCTTATCGTCAAGGGTAGGGGTGAGTTTCAGCTGGCTATACTACTTGAGACTATGAGGAGGGAAGGGTATGAATTATGTGTGGGTAGGCCACAGGTGATAATGAAGAGAAAAAATGACAAGGTATTGGAACCCATAGAGCATCTTTATATCGATTGCGATGAGATATTTTTGGGGGTTGTTACAGAGAAGTTATCCCTCAGAAAAGGGAAGATGATAAATCTGATAAATAAAGGTAGCGGCAGAATAAGGGTAGAGTTTACTATACCATCAAGGGGGCTTATAGGCTACAGGGATGAGTTTCTTTCAGATACTAAAGGGACAGGTTTGATAAGCTCATACCTTAAAGGTTACGAAGAGTATAAAGGGGATTTTCCAACAAGATATTCTGGTTCTATTGTTTCCGATAGACAGGGTAAGGCTGTAGCTTATGCTTTGTTCCACTTAGAACCAAGAGGTAGATTGTTTGTTGTTCCTGGTGATGAGGTTTATGAAGGGATGATTATAGGTGAGTACAATAAAATGGGTGATCTCGATGTTAATCCATGTAAGGAAAAAAAACTTACAAATATACGAGCTGCTGGCAAAGATGAAAACATTATTCTCCGTCCTGTGACACCTTTGACACTTGAACAGGCTATCAACTTTATTGCTGAAGATGAGTTAGTAGAGGTTACACCTAAGAGTATAAGATTAAGAAAAGAGATTTTATCTGCTCAGGATAGACATAATTTGAGGTCCAAGAAGCAGAATCTCCATTGA